One stretch of Rhizobium rhizoryzae DNA includes these proteins:
- a CDS encoding sarcosine oxidase subunit delta produces the protein MLLIHCPYCGESRSELEFRWAGEAHIARPENIAEISDEAFAEYFFIRDNTKGIAWERWRHIHGCGRFFNTIRDTVSDKFLLSYKAGLARQPVPGASEPVEGDAA, from the coding sequence ATGCTGTTGATCCATTGCCCCTATTGCGGTGAGAGCCGTTCCGAACTGGAATTTCGCTGGGCGGGCGAGGCGCATATCGCGCGGCCCGAGAACATTGCCGAGATTTCCGATGAAGCCTTTGCCGAATATTTCTTCATTCGCGACAACACCAAGGGCATTGCCTGGGAACGCTGGCGGCACATTCATGGCTGCGGACGCTTCTTCAACACGATCCGTGACACCGTGAGCGACAAGTTCCTGTTGAGCTACAAGGCAGGACTGGCGCGGCAACCGGTCCCGGGTGCCTCTGAACCGGTGGAAGGAGATGCGGCATGA
- a CDS encoding sarcosine oxidase subunit beta family protein, which translates to MRKYSVFAVAREAMRSHKGWEPQWVSPEPRSSYDVIIIGGGGHGLGAAYYLAKEHGITNVAVIEKGWLGGGNTGRNTTIIRSNYLYEESMDIYEHSLKLWEGLSQDLNYNVMYSPRGVMMLSHNTHDMQSFKRHINANRLYGIDNEWLTPEEAKKFCPPLDISKTARYPINGAALQKRGGTARHDAVAWGYARAASDRGVHIIQNCEVTGIRRGPGGEVTGVETNRGFIGARKIGVSAAGHSSVVMQMADVRVPLTSNPLQALVSEPLKPIFPCVVMSNTVHAYISQSDKGELVIGAGTDQYHSYSQTGGLQIITHTLDAICELFPIFRRVKMMRQWGGITDNTPDRSAIQSVTPVPNLFVNCGWGTGGFKATPGSANLFAWLIAKGEPHRLAQGLTLDRFRTGRLIDEAAAAAVAH; encoded by the coding sequence ATGCGCAAATATTCGGTCTTTGCGGTGGCCCGGGAGGCCATGCGCAGCCACAAGGGGTGGGAACCGCAATGGGTCTCGCCGGAACCGCGTTCTTCTTACGATGTCATCATCATCGGCGGCGGCGGTCACGGACTGGGCGCGGCCTATTATCTTGCCAAGGAACATGGCATCACCAATGTGGCGGTGATCGAAAAAGGCTGGCTGGGCGGCGGCAATACGGGCCGCAACACCACCATCATCCGCTCCAACTATCTCTATGAAGAGAGCATGGATATATACGAGCATTCCCTGAAACTGTGGGAAGGCTTGAGCCAGGATCTCAATTATAACGTCATGTATTCGCCGCGTGGCGTGATGATGCTGTCGCACAACACGCACGACATGCAGAGCTTCAAGCGGCACATCAATGCCAACCGGCTTTATGGCATCGATAATGAATGGCTGACGCCGGAAGAGGCAAAGAAATTCTGTCCGCCGCTCGATATCTCCAAGACGGCCCGTTACCCCATCAATGGTGCAGCACTTCAGAAGCGTGGCGGCACGGCACGTCATGATGCGGTTGCCTGGGGCTATGCGCGCGCGGCATCCGATCGCGGCGTTCACATCATCCAGAACTGCGAAGTCACCGGCATCCGTCGCGGTCCGGGCGGTGAAGTGACAGGCGTTGAGACCAATCGCGGCTTCATCGGTGCACGCAAGATCGGCGTGTCTGCTGCCGGTCATTCCTCGGTCGTCATGCAGATGGCGGATGTGCGGGTGCCGCTGACCAGCAACCCGCTTCAGGCGCTGGTGTCGGAACCGCTAAAGCCGATTTTTCCCTGCGTGGTCATGTCCAATACGGTGCACGCCTATATCTCGCAGTCGGACAAGGGCGAACTGGTGATTGGCGCCGGTACGGACCAGTATCACTCCTATTCCCAGACCGGGGGTCTTCAGATCATCACACATACGCTGGATGCCATTTGCGAGCTGTTCCCGATTTTCCGTCGCGTGAAGATGATGCGCCAATGGGGTGGCATTACCGATAACACGCCGGATCGCTCCGCCATCCAGAGCGTCACACCGGTGCCGAACCTGTTCGTCAATTGCGGCTGGGGAACGGGTGGCTTCAAGGCAACGCCGGGGTCTGCAAACCTGTTTGCCTGGCTGATTGCCAAGGGCGAGCCGCATCGTCTGGCGCAAGGCCTGACGCTGGACCGGTTCCGCACAGGACGCCTGATCGACGAAGCGGCGGCTGCCGCTGTCGCGCACTGA
- a CDS encoding tetratricopeptide repeat protein, producing the protein MQRRLQVRIAGPMLLLSGLLLAGCETTTSTDLIRLDRAQGSEQNIASLSSVIQANPQDPEGYNVRGAAYGRSGDFKRAVDDFNRAIQLNPRFFQAYANRALVYRNMGKPAEAVNDYNTALQINPNYDVALIGRGNIYRQAGRINEAFNDFDRAIQQDTTDGRAWHGRGLIYQVRGQHAQAIEDFSKAISLSPGSPEPYNGRGVSYVALNNDDNAFADFNHAIELNDKIAESWANQALVYERRGDKARAYKSYNHAVRLDPNYKPAQDGAARTRSGPAAAG; encoded by the coding sequence ATGCAACGCCGCTTGCAGGTTCGCATCGCGGGACCAATGCTGCTGCTCAGCGGACTATTGCTGGCTGGCTGCGAAACGACGACCAGCACCGACCTCATCCGGCTTGATCGCGCACAAGGGTCAGAGCAGAACATTGCCTCCCTCTCCTCGGTCATCCAGGCAAACCCGCAGGATCCGGAAGGCTATAACGTGCGCGGTGCGGCCTATGGTCGCTCCGGGGACTTCAAGCGCGCCGTGGACGATTTCAACCGCGCGATCCAGTTGAACCCTCGCTTCTTCCAGGCCTATGCGAACAGGGCGCTCGTGTATCGCAACATGGGCAAGCCGGCAGAAGCAGTAAACGACTACAACACTGCACTCCAGATCAACCCGAACTATGACGTAGCTCTGATCGGACGCGGGAATATCTATCGTCAGGCTGGCCGCATAAACGAAGCCTTCAATGATTTCGACCGCGCAATCCAGCAGGACACGACGGATGGTCGCGCTTGGCATGGCCGTGGTCTGATCTACCAGGTTCGCGGACAACACGCCCAGGCGATCGAAGACTTCTCCAAGGCCATCTCGCTGTCTCCGGGTTCGCCGGAGCCCTATAACGGCCGCGGCGTATCCTATGTCGCGCTGAACAACGATGACAACGCCTTTGCCGACTTCAACCATGCCATCGAGCTGAACGATAAGATCGCTGAATCGTGGGCGAATCAGGCGCTGGTCTATGAGCGCCGCGGCGACAAGGCACGCGCCTACAAGTCCTACAACCATGCTGTTCGTCTGGACCCGAATTACAAGCCTGCACAGGACGGTGCGGCACGCACGCGCAGTGGCCCGGCTGCCGCGGGCTGA
- a CDS encoding zinc-binding dehydrogenase yields the protein MQGLSYSEFGKPSQVLAVQELSKPEPAAGEVRLRMILSPIHNHDVLTVSGQYGYKPPLPAGAGSEGVGIVDALGEGVQGVSVGQRVVASGLKGAWAEYAIAKGASCVPMPESIDDKTAAQLIAMPLSALTLLEFTGIREGQWLIQNAANGAVGKVLAQLAKPRGIHVINLVRRADAVEELKELGIENVIATDAPNWTEAVTSLTGTSPIAVAIDGVGGDASGDLLSLLGEGGQLISFGVMSGEKMRISAGDVIFKQAVVKGFWLAKLMETMSREDAGRMIGELVTRAAKGELKLQVDAVFPLAEAAKAVDAAVERGRKGKVLLRLS from the coding sequence ATGCAAGGCCTTTCATATTCGGAATTCGGAAAACCCTCCCAGGTGCTCGCGGTCCAGGAGCTTTCCAAGCCGGAACCCGCAGCTGGCGAGGTGCGCCTGCGCATGATTCTGTCTCCGATCCACAACCATGATGTGCTGACGGTCAGCGGCCAGTACGGATACAAGCCGCCGCTGCCAGCGGGTGCCGGTAGCGAAGGGGTGGGCATTGTCGATGCGCTGGGCGAGGGTGTGCAGGGCGTTTCCGTCGGTCAGCGGGTGGTTGCCAGCGGGCTGAAGGGTGCCTGGGCCGAATATGCCATTGCGAAGGGCGCTTCCTGTGTGCCGATGCCAGAGAGCATTGATGATAAAACGGCAGCGCAGCTGATTGCCATGCCGTTGAGCGCTTTGACGCTTCTGGAATTCACCGGTATCCGCGAAGGCCAGTGGTTAATCCAGAATGCTGCCAATGGTGCGGTCGGAAAGGTGCTGGCGCAGCTTGCCAAGCCGCGTGGCATCCATGTCATCAACCTTGTGCGCCGCGCAGATGCGGTGGAAGAACTCAAGGAGCTGGGCATCGAAAACGTCATCGCAACCGATGCGCCGAACTGGACGGAGGCAGTGACCTCGCTGACCGGAACATCGCCGATCGCTGTTGCCATCGATGGCGTTGGCGGAGACGCGTCCGGCGATCTCCTGTCGCTTTTGGGCGAGGGCGGTCAGCTGATTTCGTTTGGCGTGATGTCGGGCGAGAAAATGCGGATTTCTGCGGGAGACGTCATCTTCAAGCAAGCGGTCGTCAAGGGTTTCTGGCTTGCCAAGCTCATGGAAACCATGTCGCGGGAGGATGCCGGCCGTATGATCGGCGAACTGGTAACCCGTGCCGCCAAGGGTGAGCTGAAACTGCAGGTCGATGCCGTTTTCCCACTGGCTGAAGCTGCGAAGGCTGTGGATGCCGCAGTCGAGCGTGGTCGCAAGGGCAAGGTTCTTCTTCGTCTCTCCTGA
- the rpsU gene encoding 30S ribosomal protein S21 produces the protein MQVLVRDNNVDQALRALKKKMQREGIFREMKMRDYYEKPSQKRAREKAEAVRRVRKLARKRAQREGLVAAGRTGR, from the coding sequence GTGCAGGTACTTGTCCGCGACAACAACGTTGATCAGGCTCTCCGCGCTCTCAAGAAGAAGATGCAGCGCGAAGGCATCTTCCGCGAAATGAAGATGCGCGATTACTACGAGAAGCCTTCCCAGAAGCGCGCTCGTGAAAAGGCAGAAGCTGTGCGCCGCGTGCGCAAGCTGGCCCGTAAGCGCGCACAGCGTGAAGGTCTGGTTGCTGCTGGTCGCACCGGCCGCTAA